The DNA segment ACTTTGTAAATAATGTCCTTCCGGCTTTAATGTTTCATTTGGATATGGACGCAACTCATACGGCATCCACTCCACTTTTACATCTTTTCCTTTTATGGCTTCCTTAAGAGGTTGTTCTGCTAAAAAACAAAAAGGACATACATAATCTGAATACACCTTTATCTTTACCGTCAGGGTTATTACCTCCTATTTAATGTTTAAGATGTGTTGCATGTATAACATATCCTCCCTTTTAAGGTGGAAACTAATCACATTAAACAGACTTTTGTATCTGTGTACTGTTCCATTGTAAATCACCGGCTTAGTTTAGTAAAATAGATATAAATGAATATTTAATTCAGTAAAACTGATAAGTAGTGGAGGATGTAATTTCATGGAGCTTCGTCATTTAATAACTCTAAAGACAATTGTGGAGAAAGGAGGATTTAAAAAAGCAGCTGAACATCTTGGTTACGCTCAGTCCTCTGTAACAGCTCATATTAAAGAACTGGAGGAAGAGGTAGGAAAACCATTATTTGATCGTTTAGGGAAAAAAGTTATTTTAACTCAATATGGTCATCATTTCCTTCCTTATGCTGTGAAGATAATAGAACTATATTCTCAAGCATTAAATACAAGTGATGAACCAACAGGTGATTTGACCATAGGGATATCGGAATCACTTACTATCGGTCGGATGCCATCTATTCTTCTCGAATATAAAATGTCTTACCCAAAAGTTAACCTTTCACTCAAATCAATAGAAAATTATCAGGTTGCATCAACTCTTCAAAACGGGGACATTGATTTAGCTCTAATATTAGAAAAAGATGATTGGTCTCTTCCCGAGCTTAACTGTGAAATTTTAAAAAGAGAAAGAATGGTTTTAATAAGCCCTCCAAAGCAAGTAAACTCAAGAACTGTTTTATATACGGAAAGATCATGTAGTTATAAGTCTGTTTTTGATCACTATATAAAATTTAAACAAATGGATGTGAAAGAAAGTTTAGATTTCCAGAGTATTGAAGCAATTAAACAATGTGTTAAAAGTGGATTAGGGATTTCATTGGTACCCTACTTTTCAGTGAAAGAAGAATTAGAAAGTCAGAAATTGCATGGAGAGGAAGTAGAACCAGAACTTCCAGCTATTTCTACGTTCCTTGCATACCATAAGGACAAGTGGCTCTCTCCATCAATCAATAGTATGATTGCTTTAATAAAGAAACATTCTAAAAACTGGGATTAATTATAATAAAATCGAGTAGGAGGGGGTGATTAACCCCCGACCTCTCACACCACCGTACGTACCGTTCGGTATACGGCGGTTCGAAAGTTTATGAAATAATAGTACTTAATTGTTTTAATCCCTGTTCTATCCAATATTCTTTCCCCATGGCTAAGTGCAGGGCAGGACTTTGGGAGTTTCTCCAATATCCCTTTCGGGAGTTGGCACATCTCCACGCTTCATTAGGTTTAATGCCTAACCATTTGAGGTTCCGATATTTTGTTCGAGTCTTCTTCCATTCTTTCCAGCGACATGCTCTAAGCCTTCTCCTGATATGTTTATCAATCTGTTGTGCGTATTTCTTGATATCAGCGACTTTAAAGTAGTTTCCCCATCCCTGGATTAGTTGGTTAATCTTCGAAATCCGATATTCCATACTTATTCCCCAGTTCCGATTGGAAAGCTTTCTTAATTTCTCTTCGAACCTCTGTTTAGACTTCTTTGGCACGTATATCCTCGTTTTTCTTCTCGAAGAGTAGAAACTCATCCCTAAGAATACACGTGCCATCGGCTTTCCCACGGCAGTTTTCTCTTCATTCACTTTTAATTTTAATTTCTTTTCGATAAAGGCTGTGATTCCCTGCTTTACTCTTTCTCCTGCTTTCAGGCTTTTAACATAGATATTACAGTCATCCGCATACCGAACAAATCTGTGTCCTCTCTTCTCTAATTCCTTATCAAGTTCATTTAACATGATGTTGCTGAGCAGCGGACTTAGTGGTCCCCCTTGTGGGGTACCTTCTTTATTCACGGTGACCAAACCATTTTCCATAATTCCTGCCTGTAGATACCGCCGGATTAGTTTAAGGGTTGGTTTATCTGTGATGGTTTCGGAGACAAGAGACATCAGTTTGTCATGGTTAACTTTATCAAAGAACTTTTCCAGGTCCATATCAACTACGTATTGATAGCCTTCCTGAATGTATAGTCTGGCTTGCTCTATGGCTTGGTGTGCACTTTTGTTTGGCCTAAACCCATAGCTGTATCGACTAAACTTTCTATCGAAGATGGGGGTTAGTACCTGGATAGTAGCTTGTTGAACGATTCGATCCGCAACGGTGGGGATTCCTAGCCTCCGCTTTCCACCATTTGGTTTTGGAATTTCAACCTTTCTTACCGGTTGAGGTTTGTACTTGCCGTCCTGTATAAGTCTAATAATCTCATTCCCGTGTTCCTTGAGGTAAAGGCGAGTAGCTTCTATATCTTTCTCATCGACTCCTGCTGCTCCTTTGTTTCTTTTAACCTTTTTAAAGGCTTGGTTTAGATTATCACGACTTGTAATTCTTCGAATTAATTCATTATTAAATTCCATATTGTTTCCATGTCATCAAGTTTGTACAAAAAGAACTCCACACTTCAATAAAATCTTGTGAATTCCGTTCACATTCATCCAATGAAGCCCTTATGGTTGGCTGTGTCATCGTCCTTTTGTAAATTCCTCTAACATGGTCGCTCCTTTCGTTCAGTCCTTCCCAACCGTTAGGTTGGTACTATGACCTCGGCTGACTTCTCTTAATTCAATTGTTTATCGCTAAACAGGTTCCATTTTAAAGGGTATTAAGAGACCTCCCAGGGTAAGTTCATTCACTTTCACCTCGTATATCTGCCACATTTATTCCCTCTTCCATCCGGGGATATTTTGGACTTTGTCTTGTTTTGCAGACTCGTCCTGAAAAAAAGGAACCTCGAATGTGATTCGTGTACCTCAGACCGAGGATTTGCCTAGGGCTTCCTTCAGATTCCGCGTCGCCACGGACACCCTTGCCTTCGGCTAATGGTTCGCATATCCCAACGCCCATAGCGGACTTGCACCGCCAAGTTAATGAACATGCCTGGCACACAAAAGAGAAAAGTCCACCTGATGGTGGTCTTTTTGACTTCCTTCTTTTTTAAATAATCTACCTATTACCCGAATAAAACAATTCCTAATTCAGGAGTCGTTATTCAACAATATGTCCCAATTATTGAATAAGAGCTAAAGATGATTCTTCCACTAAACTGCACCGTTAGCTCAATAAAAACAGCCGCCAATATAGCAGCTGGAGATTTTCAATTCTTGCACCTTTACTTGAAGAAGAACGGGTTACTTATGATGAGCAATCATATTTCAAGCCTTTGTTCTTAATTTTATCCCAATCACAAACTTTTCTTCTTCAACTCTTCCTTAATGTCTTTTAAATGGAAAGCTATCTGAGTCAATCTTACAAATATCCAAATAGACATTATTGCCAAAAAATATAAAGCTAGTTTATCTAAGTTTGATAAAAGATGTAAAATGTATAACAAAAATGAATTCCCCATATTTGCCCCCTATTAGTCAGTTATTTCAATATGGTAATAGTTCGGTGAAATAGGCATATACTCCTCTTGAACTGCCGTTAGCGGAACAAGCAAAAGGGCTGCCGAAGCAGCCACACTACTTAAAGTAAAGCACCCGTTAGCCATCCATGAAGCGCAAAATCGGCGCTTCACCACAAAGAATGAAAATATATTGAATCCGTCGATACTATTCCTAAGGCTGGGAGAGGAAGGTCGATAAACTATGGTGCCTTAGAGCCCATCCGTTAGTCTGACTCCAACGACCACGGTGCACCACAAACTGTCGCTCCCTTACGGGAAGCACTCATGGTAGATTAATCCTAATTCTGATTGTTGCACCAGCCTCCAATTTCTAAGCCTAGAAAGGAAGATTTCAATGGATGTAATCATTGAAAGAGCATGTGGTTTAGATGTCCATAAGGATAATATCACTGCTTGTATTATGACTTCAGAAGGAAAGGAGGTTCAAACATTTTCTACTAAAACAGTTTTTCTATTAAAGTTATTGGACTGGATTAAGGAGAATAATTGTACTCACGTAGCTATGGAAAGTACGAGTGTTTATTGGAAACCTATTGTTAACTTATTAGAGTCCGAAGGAATAGAGTTTTTAGTTGTAAATGCTCAACACATGAAGGCACTTCCGGGACGCAAAACGGATGTTAAAGATGCCGAATGGATAGCCCAACTTCTTCGACATGGACTACTGAAAGCAAGCTTCATTCCTGATCGGAATCAACGAGAATTTCGGGAGCTTGTACGCTATCGTCGGAGTATCATTGAAGAACGCGCTAGACAACATAATAGGATTCAAAAGGTTTTAGAAGGAGCCAACATCAAACTAGGTTCTGTTGTATCTGATATTATGGGTGTTTCATCGAAAGATATGCTTCGAGCAATCGCAGATGGTGAAGATGATCCTGAAAAACTAGCAAACTTCGCTCGTCGTACAATGAAAAAGAAAAAAGAAGAACTTGAATTGGCACTTCAGGGCTATGTTAACCCACACCAACGCTTAATGTTAAAAACGATTTTAACTCACATTGATTTTCTAACTGAGCAAATTGAAATGTTAGATCAAGAGATTGCTCAAAGAGTAAGCACTTATCAAGAAGATATAGAACGACTCGATTCCATTCCTGGTATCGCCACAAGAATGGCTGAACAAATCTTAGCTGAAATTGGTACGAACGTTGGAAACCAATTCCCGTCTGCCTCACATTTGTGTTCATGGGCAGCCTTAGTTCCTGGACACAATGAAAGCGCAGGTAAAAGGAAATCTAGCAGATCAAAAAAGGGAAATAAATATTTAAGATCCGCATTAACAGAAGCAGCTCAATCAGTAAGAGGGTCAAAGAACTATCTCGGTGCACTGTATAGACGCACAGCTGGACGAAAAGGAAAGAAAAAGGCAGCAATTGTAGTCGCCCATGCGATGTTGCGAATCGCCTATTACCTACTAACCCGAAAAGAAATGTACGTTGACTTAGGCGAAGATTATTTTGATAAACAAAGACAAGTATCTATTGTACGGCATTCGGTTCGAAGACTAGAAAACTTAGGTTATAATGTGACAATTACCGAAGCATCTTAATCCATTATTCTCGTAGTCCATAAGCCTTGATCAGTCGCCCGCTCTTTTTTAAAAAGTGAATGAGCTGCGTCTATTTAAGTATTGCCTTTTTGCCGAAGTTACAGAAGTTAATTTTCATGGTAGCTGAATAAGGATTATTTATTCTTTGTTTAGTTTTTCGAGTTTATTTATTGTCCTTTTAGCAGTATTTCTAATCCAAGTTATTTCGTGATTAACGAATGGATTTATATGGGGTATCAATTCAGGGTCTTTAAATTTTGAAAGAGCTGATAGTGCGTGTCCTTGGACATCTTTATCCTCTAATAGCCCCACCAAAACAGGAATTACCTTTTTGTCTTTAAATTTACCTAAT comes from the Neobacillus sp. PS2-9 genome and includes:
- the ltrA gene encoding group II intron reverse transcriptase/maturase, which codes for MEFNNELIRRITSRDNLNQAFKKVKRNKGAAGVDEKDIEATRLYLKEHGNEIIRLIQDGKYKPQPVRKVEIPKPNGGKRRLGIPTVADRIVQQATIQVLTPIFDRKFSRYSYGFRPNKSAHQAIEQARLYIQEGYQYVVDMDLEKFFDKVNHDKLMSLVSETITDKPTLKLIRRYLQAGIMENGLVTVNKEGTPQGGPLSPLLSNIMLNELDKELEKRGHRFVRYADDCNIYVKSLKAGERVKQGITAFIEKKLKLKVNEEKTAVGKPMARVFLGMSFYSSRRKTRIYVPKKSKQRFEEKLRKLSNRNWGISMEYRISKINQLIQGWGNYFKVADIKKYAQQIDKHIRRRLRACRWKEWKKTRTKYRNLKWLGIKPNEAWRCANSRKGYWRNSQSPALHLAMGKEYWIEQGLKQLSTIIS
- a CDS encoding LysR family transcriptional regulator, which gives rise to MELRHLITLKTIVEKGGFKKAAEHLGYAQSSVTAHIKELEEEVGKPLFDRLGKKVILTQYGHHFLPYAVKIIELYSQALNTSDEPTGDLTIGISESLTIGRMPSILLEYKMSYPKVNLSLKSIENYQVASTLQNGDIDLALILEKDDWSLPELNCEILKRERMVLISPPKQVNSRTVLYTERSCSYKSVFDHYIKFKQMDVKESLDFQSIEAIKQCVKSGLGISLVPYFSVKEELESQKLHGEEVEPELPAISTFLAYHKDKWLSPSINSMIALIKKHSKNWD
- a CDS encoding IS110 family transposase, which gives rise to MDVIIERACGLDVHKDNITACIMTSEGKEVQTFSTKTVFLLKLLDWIKENNCTHVAMESTSVYWKPIVNLLESEGIEFLVVNAQHMKALPGRKTDVKDAEWIAQLLRHGLLKASFIPDRNQREFRELVRYRRSIIEERARQHNRIQKVLEGANIKLGSVVSDIMGVSSKDMLRAIADGEDDPEKLANFARRTMKKKKEELELALQGYVNPHQRLMLKTILTHIDFLTEQIEMLDQEIAQRVSTYQEDIERLDSIPGIATRMAEQILAEIGTNVGNQFPSASHLCSWAALVPGHNESAGKRKSSRSKKGNKYLRSALTEAAQSVRGSKNYLGALYRRTAGRKGKKKAAIVVAHAMLRIAYYLLTRKEMYVDLGEDYFDKQRQVSIVRHSVRRLENLGYNVTITEAS